The sequence CTCAGGCTCATCTCTCAAAACTTTGCGTAAATCTTCTTGCTGAGGCTCAGGCAGCTTTGACAATTCTTTGACCAATGGAGCAACAACTCTTGGCGGTAACAAATTCGACTGCGTCTTTTCACGTATTTCTTCTGGCAGAAGGGGACTAGTTGCTGAAGTGAACTCATCAGAAAGCCGACGAACCTGTTTCCTAGTAATTTCCTGTCCTTCATTAGCTGCTTCAGAAATCATCTGCTGCACTTCTGGTGCAGCAAGAGCCGTTTCAATAAAGGCTCTCTTTGAAAAATTGTTGACACTTTTTTCAGCAAGCATTCCTTCACCAACCAGATCATCAGCAGAATCAGCTAATTGAATCAATCCATATGCACGAGTTTTACTTATATCTCTTTCTCTCAACCATTGCAAAAAACCTGCTCCACGTCCTTCTCCACCTCGTTTTTCCCGATCTCTAACTACGCGCAAAATTCTCCCTCTCCATATCTCAGTCTGCAAATCAAAGCGATCACATACAGCCCAAGCCCTCTCAAGTTGAGCTAAAAACTCAACATGATTCAGATCATCCCTGTCTGGATCAGGCAAATCTAATTGCAGCAATGAAGGGTCAGGAATAAGTGTCGATCTCACAAAAACACATTGAAGAAGAAACGGATGCTGTCACAGAGTCAGGCCACAGCGACGACATTCTGTGACGCTAAATCGAACACACACCTTTGCAGCGATAACCTGGGTAATGAAGTGCTTTATACAAACCAGCAATGGCGGTATCCAAAGGTCAGCAGGTGCGCATCAAGCGTCCGGAGTCTTACTGGTACAACGAGGTAGGCACAGTAGTTTCAGTAGTATCTGAAGGTGGTGGAAAGTACCCTGTCACTGTCCGCTTTAAAAAAGTGGACTACAAGGTTTACAGCGGTGTAGACGGTGGAACCAGCACCTCCAACTATGCTGAATCAGAATTAGAAGCGGTCTAAGTTACCTCTTTTGCCTGAATTACCTGAAGTCGAGACGGTCCGTAAAGGGTTAAATGATCGTCTCGCGGATTTTTGTATTGAGCGTTTAGAAGTTTGTAGAGAACGTGCAATTGCTAGCCAAGGAGGCTCTAAGAAGTTCATCAAAAAGATGAGAGGTAATTTTGTTGGGGACTGGCAAAGACGTGGTAAATATCTAATCGCATCTATGCATAGAGAGCAGCTGAAAGATCAGAAAAAAATAGATCTTTCTTCTCTTTGTGGTTGGTGGGGAGTTCATCTTAGGATGACAGGGCAGTTTCAATTACATCAAAAAGAAATCCCTGCTTGTCCTCATACAAGAGTGCGCTTTTGGAATAAAGAAGGTTCTGAACTTCGTTTTGTAGACGTCCGTAGCTTTGGACAAATGTGGTGGATAGACCCAGAAAGTACTCCAGAAAAAGTGATGTCTGGGCTAAGAAATCTTGGTCCAGAGCCTTTTAGTAAGAATTTTAATGCTTGTTACCTAAAACAACGGTTAGAAGGTAAAAGTCGCTCTATTAAATCAGCCCTATTAGATCAATCTTTAGTCGCTGGAACAGGTAATATATATGCCGACGAAAGCCTTTTTGATGCAGGGATACTACCACAAAAAAAATCAGGACAACTGAAGGAATTAGAGCTTGAAAAATTGTGCAAAAGCCTAATAAAAGTACTGAGAATAAGCATCGGGAAAGGAGGCACTACCTTCAGTGACTTTCGAGACTTAGAAGGTGTCAATGGCAAATATGGTGGAGAGGCCTGGGTATACCGACGAAACAAAAAGCCTTGTCGCAAATGTGGAGCGATAATTCAAAGAGAAAAGCTTTCAGGGAGAAGCACGCACTGGTGTCCAAGATGCCAAATGTAAGGGAAGGTTGGCTTGAAATATAAAAAGATAAGTCTGATAACACTTTTAGATCAAATATAAAACGATATATAGAATACGAATGAACCTAGACAGATAAAAATTACAATAAATAATTCAAGTCAAAAGAACAAAAAAAACCTCCTAAATAGGAGGTTTTTTTTGTTCTAATAAACTAAAGAATAAAGAACTTTGAAGGGAATGTTTTACCTGGCATTGAGCTATTTTCTCAGGGGGCTACCCCCCAAATATTTTCGCCGCTGATGCGTTTCACAACCGAGTTCGAGATGGATCGGAGTGGGTCCACATCGCCATGAACACCAGGATATTTAAAGTCCCAAGGAGTGAGCCTTGAGAACTGCATAGATTTGTGAGGGTTCAAAAAAGAACCTATGTCTGAATTAAATAAAAACCACCTTTTGATTAAGAGCAAAGATATGGTCAAGCCCTCGGTCTATTAGTACTCCTCCGCTGCACCTGTTACCAGGCTTCCACGTAGAGCCTATCAACGGGTGTTCTTCCCGTGACCTTACTGGCTTATGCCATGGGAATACTCATCTTGAGGTGGGCTTCCCACTTAGATGCTTTCAGCGGTTATCCACTCCGCACATGGCTACCCAGCGTTTACCGTTGGCACGATAACTGGTACACCAGAGGTGCGTTCCTCCCGGTCCTCTCGTACTAGGGAGAAATCCTCTCAATATTCCTGCGCGTACACCGGATATGGACCGAACTGTCTCACGACGTTCTGAACCCAGCTCGCGTACCGCTTTAATGGGCGAACAGCCCAACCCTTGGGACCGACTTCAGCCCCAGGTTGCGATGAGCCGACATCGAGGTGCCAAACCTCCCCGTCGATGTGAACTCTTGGGGGAGATCAGCCTGTTATCCCTAGAGTAACTTTTATCCGTTGAGCGACGGCCCTTCCACGCAGAACCGTCGGATCACTAAGGCCGACTTTCGTCCCTGTTCGACTTGTAGGTCTCACAGTCAAGCTCCCTTCTGCCTTTGCACTCGACGACTGATTTCCAACCAGCCTGAGGGAACCTTTGCACGCCTCCGTTACCTTTTAGGAGGCGACCGCCCCAGTCAAACTGCCCACCTGATACTGTCCGCTCCCCGGATGACGGGTGAGCGTTAGAACCCTAGCTCTGAAAGAGTGGTATCTCACCATTGACTCAGTAATACCCGCGAGCACTACTTCAACGTCTCCCACCTATCCTGCGCATTCAGAGCCCGGGCACAATACCAAGCTGCAGTAAAGCTTCATAGGGTCTTTCTGTCCGGGTGTACGTAGTCCGCATCTTCACAGACAATTCTATTTCGCCGAGCCTCTCTCCGAGACAGCGCCCAGATCGTTACGCCTTTCGTGCGGGTCGGAACTTACCCGACAAGGAATTTCGCTACCTTAGGACCGTTATAGTTACGGCCGCCGTTCACCGGGGCTTCAGTCGCCAGCTTCGCTTACGCTGACCGGCTTCCTTAACCTTCCGGCACTGGGCAGGCGTCAGCCCCCATACATCGTCTTGCGACTTAGCGGAGACCTGTGTTTTTGGTAAACAGTCGCCTGGGCCTCTTCACTGCGACCAGCTCTCGCTGGCACCCCTTCTCCCGAAGTTACGGGGCCATTTTGCCGAGTTCCTTAGAGAGAGTTATCTCGCGCCCCTCGGTATTCTCTACCACCCCACCTGTGTCGGTTTCGGGTACTGGCAGTTATGTCTTAACGGGTATAGGGCTTTTCTTGGAAGCATGACATCACCAACTTCGCTGCCGTAGCAGCTCGTACTCGTGCCTCAGCTCAGAACGTTTTCTCCGCTCCTCAACGCCTCGAACACTTGAACCAGTAACCAACATCTGGCTTGGCTAGCCTTCTCCGTCCCCCTTCCCAAAACACAACCGGTACAGGAATGTTGACCTGTTGTCCATCGACTACGCCTTTCGGCCTGACCTTAGGTCCAGACTAACCCTCCGCGGACGAGCCTGCCGGAGGAACCCTTAGGGTTTCGGGGCATGGGATTCTCACCCATGTTTTCGCTACTCAAGCCGACATTCTCACTTCCATGCAGTCCACGCCCGCTTACGCTAACGCTTCACCCCACATGGAACGCTCCCCTACCATTTAACAAGTTAAATCCGCAGCTTCGGTACAACACTTAGCCCCGTTCATTTTCGGCGCAGGATCGCTCGACCAGTGAGCTATTACGCACTCCTTTGAGGATGGCTGCTTCTAGGCAAACCTCCTGGTTGTCTGGGCAATCCCACCTCCTTTATCACTTAGTGTTGATTTTGGGACCTTAGCTGGCGGTCTGGGCTGTTTCCCTTTCGACTATGGAGCTTATCCCCCACAGTCTGACTGCCTAGTTACACACAGGGTATTCAGAGTTCATCTCGATTTGGTACCGCTCTCGCAGCCCGCACCGAAATGGTGGCTTTACCCCCCTGCTGGAGCACTAGACGCTACGCCTCAACGTATTTCGGGGAGAACCAGCTAGCTCCGGGTTCGATTGGCATTTCACCCCTAACCACAGCTCATCCGCTGATTTTTCAACATCAGTCGGTTCGGACCTCCACTTGGTATCACCCAAGCTTCATCCTGGCCATGGTTAGATCACCCGGGTTCGGGTCTATAAACACTGACAAACGCCCTATTCAGACTCGCTTTCGCTATGGCTCCACCATTTCCGGTTTAACCCGCCAGTGCCTATAAGTCGCCGGCTCATTCTTCAACAGGCACACGGTCACCCGATAAGTCGGGCTCCCATTGCTTGTAAGCTCACGGTTTCATGTTCTATTTCACTCCCCTCCAGGGGTTCTTTTCACCTTTCCCTCGCGGTACTGTTGCGCTATCGGTCACACAGGAGTACTTAGCCTTACGAGGTGGTCCTCGCGGATTCACACGGAATTTCACGTGCTCCGTGCTACTCGGGATACAGCTAGGCCAACTCTCCTTTCGATTACGGGGCTTTCACCCTCTATGGCGCGCCATTCAAACGCTTCTTCTAGGTTTGTTGGTCCACAATGCTGTCCCACAACCCCGATAGTCGAAACTATCGGTTTAGGCTCTTCCCCGTTCGCTCGCCGCTACTTAGGGAGTCGTTTTTACTTTCCTTTCCTCCAGCTACTAAGATGTTTCAGTTCGCTGGGTTGGCTCGTACCAGCCTATGGATTCAGCTGGTCGTTCTAGGGGTTGCCCCATTCGGAAATTCCCGGATCAAAGCGTGCTTCCAGCTCCCCGAGACTTATCGCAGGTAACTACGTCCTTCATCGCCTCTGTGTGCCAAGGTATCCACCGTGAGCCCTTTGTAGCTTGACCATTAATCTCTAAAACGCCATATGTTGTTAACACTGTTTTCTTTAATTTTGTAGTGTTAATTTAGAATCAAGCAATTGAGAAAATACACAATTACTTAAGTCCAAAAATCAAAATTAAAAATCCAACTCTCAATGTAATAAATACAAAGAAAGAACGTTATAGAGTCTCAGCTCTTGCTCAAGAATTAAACATTATAATTTAAAATAAATCTATTACTCCCAATTGTTTTAGGAGCTTCTAAATCTATTTCAAAAAACAATGCATCCATGAGATGCTTTATTTTTTCCAGACTCACTCTATGCAGTTGTCAAGGTTCTACTGAAGATCTCTGCAAAACAATAATGTGAATTGCAGGGAGCCCAGCATCTTATCAAAAATACTAAAAATAAGAATCCTTAGTGGAATGACAAGAAGCTAGGTTCTTTAACTGAGAATAAATTCTAGATCACAACAAACAAAGTTCTCCTTGAACTTCGTTATCAAAAGGTCGATCAGTGGAGGTAAGCGGACTCGAACCGCTGACATCCTGCTTGCAAAGCAGGCGCTCTACCAACTGAGCTATACCCCCAACACCGAATGGGCCATCCTGGACTTGAACCAGGGACCTCACCCTTATCAGGGGTGCGCTCTAACCACCTGAGCTAATGGCCCAGGAGTACCCTTGTTGGGTGTGACCTAGACAAAGTTTAGGAACTGATTCTAATGATTTTAAAAGCTAATAAATTTCACTTTCAAGATAGTAAAATGAGGTACCGATCGACCTAAGGTGACAGGATTAAGGCCTAAAAATAAAAAGATTCAGACATCTTAATCAGTTTTTGTCTCCCTGTTAGGAGGTGATCCAGCCGCACCTTCCGGTACGGCTACCTTGTTACGACTTCACCCCAGTCATTAGCCCCACCTTCGGCGTCCTCCTCCACAAGGGTTGGAGTAACGACTTCGGGCGTGGCCAACTTCCATGGTGTGACGGGCGGTGTGTACAAGGCCCGGGAACGTATTCAC comes from Prochlorococcus sp. MIT 1307 and encodes:
- a CDS encoding photosystem I reaction center subunit IV, which codes for MAVSKGQQVRIKRPESYWYNEVGTVVSVVSEGGGKYPVTVRFKKVDYKVYSGVDGGTSTSNYAESELEAV
- a CDS encoding DNA-formamidopyrimidine glycosylase, which translates into the protein MPELPEVETVRKGLNDRLADFCIERLEVCRERAIASQGGSKKFIKKMRGNFVGDWQRRGKYLIASMHREQLKDQKKIDLSSLCGWWGVHLRMTGQFQLHQKEIPACPHTRVRFWNKEGSELRFVDVRSFGQMWWIDPESTPEKVMSGLRNLGPEPFSKNFNACYLKQRLEGKSRSIKSALLDQSLVAGTGNIYADESLFDAGILPQKKSGQLKELELEKLCKSLIKVLRISIGKGGTTFSDFRDLEGVNGKYGGEAWVYRRNKKPCRKCGAIIQREKLSGRSTHWCPRCQM